The genomic segment TCGTACAGGGAGTAGATCGTCATCAGCAGGGGGAAGGTGGTCGCCGCGACCGCGGTATGCGCCATGATCAGCGTCAAGGCCGACGTCAGCGTGAAGCAGCCCAGGTAGATCATGCTGGTGCGCTCTCCCACCAGCGAGAGCGTCTTGTAGGCCAGGCGCCGGGTCAGTCCCGTCTTGGTGAAGACCATGCCGATGATAAGCGAGGCGAAGATGAACCACACCGACGGGTCCATGAAGTCGGTGAAGGCGACCCGCGGCTCCCGGATCAGGAACAGCGCCTGCACGACGCCGATGGTGATGCTGGTGACGCCGATGGGGATGACCTCGAAGACCCACCAGGTCGCCGCGAGGAAGAACAGGGCCAGGGCCGCCTTGCCTTCGGTCGTCAGCGGGAACGACTCGCCGTTGGGATCGACCGCCGGTTCCAGGGGGGGCAGGAGCATGATGGCCGCGAATATGCCCAGACCGAGCATCATGAAGAAAAGTTCGCGCTTTTCGAACCTCTTGAAGAAAGGGGCCGGTCCGGACGGGCTGCCGTGTCGAGCGGTGTCTCTGCCGACGCTGCTCGAGGATGCGGCCGTCCCGCTGTCAGCGGATCCGTGGGTCATTCCGTACCGTCCTTCCGTGCTCCGCTCCCGAGGGCACGATCCTAGCACACGTAACTTCCAGGCGTCGATAACGATAAGACCGATCCGGCAGTCCAGGCCAAGCCCGTCTCAATAATCGATTCCGATCAGATGGATATCAAATTAATGACGCGCCGGAAGTCCTAGAAAACCACTTGACTATTCAGGCGCTTATGCCGATAATCCATAAAACCCAGAATATTCAGAATGAGCTGTAGGTGTCGGATTGAAAAGCTACTACACCACGACGCAGGCTGCGAAGCTCTTGTCGGTTTCCGCCGACACGGTTCTCAAGTGGGTCAAGGCCGGCAAGATCCCGTCGCACAGGACTCCGGGCGGCCATAACCGCATATCCGCCGAAGCCGTGAACGCCCTGTTGCCCGCTGCGGAGCGGACCGCCGAAACGTCCGGCGAGCCGGTGGTCGATCCCGGCTACATATACTGCTGGACCTTCTACGGGGGACCCGACGGCGTCAGGACCGAGTGTCAGGAATGCGTGGCCTACAAGAGCCAGGCGCGCCGCTGCTACGAGATGCGCGTCATCCCCGAGGAATTCGGTCACCTGCGGCTCTTCTGCCAGTCGCGATGCGAGGATTGCGAGTTCTACCAGCTGACCCACGCCCAGCGCCGGAGCGTCCTGATCGTCAGCCGCAACAGGGGCTGGACGTCCGATCTCGTCGAGCAAGCCGCCGCCGCCGGTCTGAGGCTCGAGATCGCGTCGAGCGCGTACGAATGCGGAGCAGTCATCGAGAAGTTCCGTCCCGACTTCATCGTCGTGGACTACTCGTTCGGTATCAGCCGCACGAAGGACATCTGTCGCCACTTCAACGAAGACGCGCGGATCCCCTTCACACGGATCATCCTGACCTCGCGACAGGCCAACTGGGCCGAAGACTGCGCCCAGGACGTCTTCGGCTGGATCGAGAAGCCGTTCACCATGGATCAGCTCGGCGAGTTCATCGAGGGCACCGCCAACCGGGAGCTGCAGGGGGATACCGTCGCCTGACCAAGGAGAAACCCAGATGCTCGACAGTCTGCGAGTCAACAACAGCACCCTCCGCCTGATCAAACAGGACATCACCGATCTGGAGATCCAGGCCTTCGTCTACTACGCCCAGCACGATCTGCAACTGGGGTCGGGTTTCGGGACGGCCATCTCGCTGCGCGGCGGCCCTTCGATCCAGGCGGAACTCGACGCTCTCGCGCCGCTGGCGACCACCGGGGTCGCGATCAGCGGGGCCGGCAGGCTCAAGGCCGATCACATCCTGCACGCTGCGGGGCCGCGCTTCCAGGAGCCGGAGCTCGAGGGCAAGCTGAGGACCACGGTGCTGAATTGCCTCAAGCTGGCCGAGGCGCAGGGTATCTCCGGCCTGGCGTTTCCGGCCATGGGCGCGGGGTTCTACGGCGTACCGCTGCCGGTCAGCGCCGAGATCACCTTGCGGGCGATCAGGGACTACCTCTGCCAGGAGACGAAGCTGGAGACCGTGGTCGTGTGCCTGCTGGACAGCCGCGAATACAAGATCTTCGCGGCGCAACTCTCGGCCCTGGCGTCCGCGCCGGCGAAAGCCTGAGGAGAACCATGAGCGAGTTACTGCATTTCGCCGAGCACCGGCTGCAAGAGGGCGCGCTGCTGTTCATGGCCGCCGTCTACGCGCTGCGCCTGACATGGCTGTTGCGCTTCAAGGCCGGCAAGGAACGCCAGGCCGCCACCGGGCTCGGGAACACGAATCCCCGCAAGGGATTCATCTACTCCTGGGCCAACGTCGCCATGCCGTGGGCCATGGAGAGCACCCGCACCAAGTGGTTCCTCTATCTGCAGTTCGTGGTGTTCCATCTGGGCGTCGTGGCGGCCATCGGCCTGTCGTTCGTCATTCCCTACGGCCCGCACCTGCTGGCTTCGCGGGGGCTGGTCGTCGCGCTGCAGGTCGTGATCGGCGCCGCATTCCTGGTCGGCGTCATGCGGATCTTCCGCCGTGTCGGCAATCTCTACATGCGCGCCATAAGCACCCCGGACGACTTCTTCTCCCTCTTCCTGCTGACCTCCTGGTTCGGCTTCGCGTTCCTCGCGGTGCCCAACTCGACGGCCCGCGGCGAGTGGCTGCTGCTGACGTACTTCATCATGACCGCGTTCTTCCTCGTGTACGTGCCGTTCAGCAAGATCTCGCACTACCTGTACTATCCGTTCACGCGTTACTACCTGGGCAAGACGTTGGGCCACCGCGGCGTGTTCCCGCTCAGGCGCCTGTCCTGATGCGGTCGCGACAGCGTCGATCCGGCCAAATGGAGCAATCATGAGCAAGCGCACTCGTTCCCACAACGCACAGAAGGTCATCGAGCGGATGGGCAAGAAGCTCAACCGGCAGATCGTCGGCTCCCTGGCCGGCTGCGTGCACTGCGGCCTGTGCACCGATTCGTGCCATTACGTGCTGGCCAATCCGGGCGATCCCACCTACGCGCCCGCCTACAAGGCGGACCAGATCCGCAAGATCTTCAAGCGTCACTACGACTGGACCGGGCGGGTCGTCCCGTGGTGGGTCAAGGCCAAGAGCGTCTCCTCGGACGAGGATCTCGAGGCGCTGAAGGATACCGTCTTCGGCAAGTGCACGAACTGCCGCCGCTGCTCCCTCAACTGCCCCATGGGCGTCGACTACGCGACGTTCAACCGCATGGCCCGCGGCCTGCTGGTGTCGGTCGGCGTCATGCCGGAGGGCGTGGCCGTCGTCAGCAAGGACCAGTGGGAGATCGGCAACCAGATGGGCGTGCTCAAGGAGGACTATCTCGAGACGCTCGACTGGCTGTCGGAGGAGATGCAGGACGAGCTGGGCGACGAGAGCGCCGTCATCCCCATCGACAAGGAGGACGCGGACGTCGTCTATTCCATCAACCCGCGCGAGGTCAAGTACGACCCCCGCACCATCTCGGACGCCGCGAAGATCTTCCACCAGGCCGGCGAGAACTGGACCATGCCCAGCGAGGGCTGGGACATGACCAACTTCGGCCTCTTCTCCGGCGACGACGACCTGGGCGGCTCCGTGGCCCGCCGGCTGTTCGAGAAGACCTCGGCGCTGCGCGGCAGGAAGCTGGTCATCTCCGAGTGCGGCCACGGCTACCGCTCCACCCGCTGCGAGGGCCAGAACTGGGCCCAGATGGACGTCGACTTCGAGATGGAGAGCTCGGTGAACACCATGCTGCGCTACATCGAGCAGGGGCGCATCAAGGTGGACAAGAGCAGGAACAAGACGCCCGTGACGTTCCACGATTCCTGCAACAACGCGCGCAGCTGCGGCCTGACCGAGGAGCCGCGCGCGCTGCTGCGCCTGGTCTGCGAGGACTTCCGCGAGATGCATCCCAACCGGGCGGAGAACTACTGCTGCACCGGCGGCGGCGGCGCCATGTCCATGTCCGAGTACACGCCGCGACGCCT from the bacterium genome contains:
- a CDS encoding excisionase family DNA-binding protein; translated protein: MKSYYTTTQAAKLLSVSADTVLKWVKAGKIPSHRTPGGHNRISAEAVNALLPAAERTAETSGEPVVDPGYIYCWTFYGGPDGVRTECQECVAYKSQARRCYEMRVIPEEFGHLRLFCQSRCEDCEFYQLTHAQRRSVLIVSRNRGWTSDLVEQAAAAGLRLEIASSAYECGAVIEKFRPDFIVVDYSFGISRTKDICRHFNEDARIPFTRIILTSRQANWAEDCAQDVFGWIEKPFTMDQLGEFIEGTANRELQGDTVA
- a CDS encoding macro domain-containing protein — protein: MLDSLRVNNSTLRLIKQDITDLEIQAFVYYAQHDLQLGSGFGTAISLRGGPSIQAELDALAPLATTGVAISGAGRLKADHILHAAGPRFQEPELEGKLRTTVLNCLKLAEAQGISGLAFPAMGAGFYGVPLPVSAEITLRAIRDYLCQETKLETVVVCLLDSREYKIFAAQLSALASAPAKA
- a CDS encoding (Fe-S)-binding protein, whose amino-acid sequence is MSKRTRSHNAQKVIERMGKKLNRQIVGSLAGCVHCGLCTDSCHYVLANPGDPTYAPAYKADQIRKIFKRHYDWTGRVVPWWVKAKSVSSDEDLEALKDTVFGKCTNCRRCSLNCPMGVDYATFNRMARGLLVSVGVMPEGVAVVSKDQWEIGNQMGVLKEDYLETLDWLSEEMQDELGDESAVIPIDKEDADVVYSINPREVKYDPRTISDAAKIFHQAGENWTMPSEGWDMTNFGLFSGDDDLGGSVARRLFEKTSALRGRKLVISECGHGYRSTRCEGQNWAQMDVDFEMESSVNTMLRYIEQGRIKVDKSRNKTPVTFHDSCNNARSCGLTEEPRALLRLVCEDFREMHPNRAENYCCTGGGGAMSMSEYTPRRLKSGKVKAEQLEATGAQIVVTSCHNCVDGLQDVIRHYKLDMKVTQLVNLVAKALVVEKPVPVEAVPTPAEEVAAI